tttttttttttttttttttttttttgctgttAAATGtgttgatattattataattgaattaaatatattgctctttttgttttgttttataaaacagcttattttaaaaagagatAAATCCAACAactattataataatacaatgCCAAAAAAATCTGGGAGAAAACTTAATGCTAAGTAGTCAAAGTTATATAGataatgtatatatatatatcctATTCTTTTAGATAATTTGTGTAGTTTACTTTTGAAAATGTTTGATTTGGAAAAGCAGAatagtgataataataaatgaaaagatTTGGGTGATAAGTAATTaactttataaaattaatatgcTTTTagaattgaattttttcttttctccttcaaaagaaaaaacgagaaagaaaaaaaaaaaaaaaaattaaaaagttaaagtttatttttactattttgTCCGAGCACACTTGGAATTTATCCGATAGTCCggaaatataaaaaaatgttgcAATAAACTTGTGTAAATGGCCAATGaatttcttattattaatttcatttcCATTCGATTATGCTCTGATCATTTAATCCAACCAATAAAGTACTGATACTGTCATTGAAATCCATACATGTTACACTTGGAATTAATGTACTAGTAGTAATATTGCCATCACGGTGTTCTTGGCTAGTAGTTGATTCAAAATCCATCTGGTATTTCCCATCTTTACTACTATAAAGGGATATTCCAGTGTTGTGTCTACAAAATACCAAGTCTAAATTATCACTGTCAGCAGCAGTGCCAGTAACATAAATTTCTTTGGCCATAGATTCGCCGACATGCttgaaatttttgataaaagtTGGTGTGGCAGAGTCTGGCCAGAGTTGAACAATTCTATTAAATCCATAACAACACCATATTGTATCTCTATCGCAACTAATACTTTTAATTTGACCATTCcctatttttgttttagaaTATGGGGAATTCGGTTTTCTTATGTCCCATATTTTCAACATCCCATCGATATGTCCCGTGGCAACGTCATgttcatttatatatatagatttaCAAGTTATAGTTTCATTATTTATAGTCCCTGAAATATTGGGCTGATTGATATCGTTATATTTACTCGCTTTCCTTTCTCTCAACTGAAGCTGTGCAGTCATTGTTTTCAAGTCAAATATTTGATCATTTAATAAGATCTGGTCTCCAAGAGTATCAAATTCATAGATGTGATCACTATTACCATTTTCAATAACGGGGAACTGGTAGACACAACTCATCGAACTTGTATCCCAAATACTTATTCCACTTAAAGAGCTCTGGAAAAATAGCCCACTATCTATAGTATACCACTTAAGACATAGGCAGGTATCGTATTCTTTTACAGTCACGTGCCTTTTATCCATTAGTTGATCATTGCTTTCGTAGTCAATAAAAGAGgggtttttctttttatcattaaattTCCATAATGTTATGTTGCCATTACTTTGACCCTGTAAAAACCATTGGTAATCTATCGGGTTAATTGAAATCGAGGTGGTTGGGAACTGGATGTGAtaattattggtattatttgttgaaaaattacttttttttcttttataaatCCTTCTGTTATATactgaatttaaaaataatcgagcttttatattttgctCTACggatgaaaaattattgctattattagatATATAATTCAGCCATTCTGATTCCATTgtgaataatttttattaaaagaaagaagggaaaaaaagagagagaaaagAGGATTATTATCTTAATTGAAGATGacttttgttatttataagTTTGTGTGGCATTGCCAAAAATGTCCagctttttatttatttggatactcaaaaaattagccaaaaaaattagccaaaaaaaaagaaaaaaaaaaaaaaaaaaaaggaaaaaggagcaaaaaatttaatgtcACTTTTCCTTAATCAAGATTATCTTCAAACTTTCTAAAAACATTCTCAATTTAGCTAATTAAAAAcgtacatatatatatatatatatacaaacaCATCCCATTAATATAGTTAATAGAAGCCcaatatagaaaaaaaataattgcaCACCAACAATGAATGATAGTAATGTATTAGACCAAATAATTATGGAGGATGTTGCTAGGTTCTGTCCCAATGAATTCATGGAATACCACAAATgtataaaaacaaaccaTGAAGATCCAAGTCAATGTGTTTTCAGACAAGTAGATTTAAGCActtgtattaaaaaaaacgtgCCATCTGTACAAAAAATCATGGCCGAGTGTGGCAGTATAATGCAAAACTATGAAAATTGTGTTAGAGACAACATGGAAACAAGAAccattaatgaaaattgCTTAGGTTTATTGGCTGACATGAGGAAATGTGCTTCAAATCAAGTGGATCTAAGTAAAAGACCATTGAATGAAATGattgaaaaataagtaTTTGATACAATTGATCtaattatttatgtatATACAACTTTATATCCACCATctttgatatatatttcaaataaacCTTCTTTTTGTTCATAATTTATTGgttatagatatatattacGCTCTAAATACatattcattaaaaaattatatctaATACTAAGTTGGAACTATTTCTCTAAGCAGTTTCGTCTTTATTACTGGCAAAATACTTTTGATTATTGGTCAATACAAATCTGTACTTGACGTCACCACGTTCCAATCTCTCCCAAGCTTCGGTAACGTTATCTGCATTAATATCCAAAGTTTCAACCCATGGTTTGATATTATGTTCGGCAGCAAATTTTAACATAAATTCAATCTCATGAGGATGACCAACAGCAGAAGCACCAACGCTGTAATCACCCATTAGCATTGCAAAGGGGCTTAAAGTCAATTTTTCAGACAATGGAGGAGCagtaatgaaaataattttaccGCCTGGcatcaataattttaaattttcatcaaaattGACGCcagaaaaggaagaagtggtataaataataagatCCAAAGAATCACTAAACTCGTCCGTGTATCCGTCCTTAGAAGTGGTGATATAATGGTCGGCGCCCAATTTGAAAGCATCTTCCCTTTTCCTGTCAGATCTGGAAATTGCAGTGACCTCAGCGCCTAGAGCTTTGGCAAACAAAATGGTCATATGACCGATACCACCTATACCCACAATACCGACTTTTGTACCTTTGCCAACTTTAGCGGTTAGTAATGGTTTGAACCCAGTCATACCACCACACATCAATGGAGCAGCATACTTGGATTCTAGATTGTCCGGGAtcttaaatataaatctaTCGTTGCATCTAATACGATCCGCATAACCACCCTGAGTGCCTTCTCCAGTGATTGGGTCTGGGGAGGAGTAGGTTTGGATCATCTTTTTACAGTTCATTTCTTTATGAACTAAACATCTTGTACATTTACCACAACAATCCTTTTGAGGACCAACACCAACTCTATCCCCCATCTTAAATTTATTGGCATCAACTAACTTACCCATCTTGCTAATTTTGCCGATAATTTCGTGGCCAGGTGCAGCTGGTAAGAAGGGTCTACCCCAGTCACCGGAAGCATAGTGTAAATCACTGCCGCAAACAGCACATAATTCAATCTCAACTTCAACATCGTGGTCATTTAAAACGGTTGGGTGGTACCCAAACCTTTTTGGATGTATCCAATCTTTGTCATCCGCGACACCTAATGCTTTAAAAGTAGTTTCTTTGtccatttgtttttttttttctttttattggttGATTGTTATTctatttgtttcttttttgtttcatattataatagcaaataataataaataaaatcaaataaataactatTCAGAATGGAAAAATCAATGCTGAACAGTTAAATTTCTTGCTTTTATacgtttttttgttttccatGTTCTTGATCGATGCCATATCAATTTTGCAACTTCTAAgtaaaattgaataaaaataaataaaaaaaggcatTAAAAAAGGGATTACATTCGTGATGTGTATATCAAGTAATGAGACAATATGGCTATTAGTAATACAACTACGATATGATGGATGACGGTGATGTGTATATCAAGTAATGAGACAATATGGCTATTAGTAATACGATTGAAATACAGTAGCTGATAGTGATTATATATCAGAAATAGAAGTTGTGGTAAAACTAACAGTAAAAATATccatgataataatgaaaaaaagaaacgaaaaaaaaaaaattttgttcGGCcggattattattaatatcgTGCCGTGAGTTCCGTGGAAATGCTCAGTGATTattttactattaataaacTTACAAATCGAAGCAATCACTTTCGCTTAATGCCTCCTTTTTTATCTAGCAGATCTCTTACGAAagttgaaaacaaaaataaaagcagaaggaatcatcatcatcatctcccccccccccccccaaTGACTATCAAAGTACCATCGATTGAATTGGCTATTATTGGAGGAACTGGATTCTATCGTTTGCACACACACTCTAAACTTTTAGAATTAAAGCAAACTATCCCCGTCGCAAAAACTCCATGGGGTGAAACTTCATCTCCAATAGAAATTTATCAAGTTTCAAATACAAATCTGCATGTTGCATTCTTGTCAAGACATGGCGAAGATCATCAATTCCCACCCACAAAAGTGCCATTTGCCGctaatttatcatttttaaaacatattGGTGTTAAAAGTATCTTAAGCTTTAGTAGTGTAGGTTCTCTAAGAGAAGAGATTAAGCCCGGTGATTTTGTATTACCAGATCAAATAATCGATCGTACAAAGGGCGAAAGGCTTTCCAGTTATTTCAATGAAGTCGGCTTGGTAGGGCATGTTAGTTTTGGTGAACCCTTTTCACACGATTTGCAAAAATTCATCATTGATAATGTCAATTGTGTGGACTTCCATGTTAATGGCACACTGATTTGTATGGAAGGGCCTCAATTCTCCACTAGAGCTGAAAGTGTAATGTACAAAGATGCCTTTAAAGCTTCTATCATCAATATGTCTGTTGTCCCAGAAGCTAAATTAGCTCGAGAATTAGAACTGCCCTATCAAATGTGTTGTATGTGTACTGATTATGACTCTTGGCGTGTTCATGAAGATGTTGTTACCATTGatgaaatcaaaaaaacTCTGCATCAAAATTCTGTAAATTCCATTAAAGTTGTCACTCAATTTATCGAAGCTTTAATCAGTAACCCGCCATCTTTTATCACTACCAAGAACCCATATAAAGGTATGACTAAGCGTAGCATTAGTACTAAAACCAGTGACGAATATATTACCCAggatttaaaacaaaaaattctttacaTTTTCCCAGATTGGTTTATTTAGTGTAATCTTGTATATGTTAACCAATTAGTATCattataatgtttttatttgatatttatatatatatatatgtatatgtatatgtatatgtatactaaaataaagaatatttttttttttttttagcctttatttttatctgttttttttttgtataccATTGGGTATCATACCGACggattattattttagatttttctttttaatgaGGGAGAATCCATCATTTTATAAGCATATTTATTACTGGGGATATAACCACTGCTCTTAATTGGTGTAACAGGTAATGATAAGCTAGATGCAGAATATTTGTTTAACATAATTTTACTGATATTAGTATCACTTAATAAAGCATTGGAAGATTTTTCAACATTAAGACTTTTCAATGGAGTAGATTCAATACCTTTAAATAGATATGGTACTTTATCGATAGACTTACCTTGTGGTATTCTATCAATTCTTGAAGACGTAGAAAAACcatcatcttttttattctcCGAAATAGAAGTAGAATCAACATCTCTGGAAGCGATCGGTGTTTTAAGCACATTACGAATATTATtgtcgtttttttttgtattaacAATCTTCTCCTCTATAATTCTAAATCTTCGATATTGGatcaatttatataaagaaatagaaaTGTTTAAAAGCAATAATCTAAAAATCCACTTTTCAATATTAGGCAATGTCAAAAcgttttttaaataaaaaaaacaaacattaAACAAATATGCAATAGTACTATTTTTCAGGAAATAttcttcaaaaataatatccaaATTCAATTTTAGTACCAACCCTTGGGATttccaaattattaattcaataaatttcaCTACTAAATGAACAGCAAATATTGTAACGACACTCCAAATTAACCTCCTCGTTTCTCTTTCTACATTGATTTTGGGTATTTTCAAAGTAATATTGGCACTGTTCCCTGGCGCAATTTGTTTTTGCGATTTATTCTCAGAAAAATGACTTGTAACACCTTTTTGAGAATCATTCATTAAATCGATGGATTCTCGCAGTGATTTTGGTTGTTCATGGGTTTTTTGAACTATAGGCGTTGATAGTATTTgggtttttaaaaaatttaaacgGTCATCAGTTATAGGTTTTCTTGGGGTGCAAAATATAGGATCAACATCCATGGCTTGTAGTTTATAATTACGGATTCCCTTTTTTACTtgctttgtttttataagtTTTATTACACAGTCTTTATTAGaatgaagaagagaaaataCCAAATAGACATTTATAGTATACGAAGTacataaacaaaaaaaagaagaaaaaaaaaaaaaaaaaagaaaaaaagtaattcTACAATATCATTGTCATTCGTACAAAGAGATAAATACTGGTTGACTACTtaacccaaaaaaaaaaaaaaaaaaagcacaTTGGTAGagtatatctttttttttaaagctcTGGGCAAAGCTTTATGATCATCGACAGTTTACAATCTTAAATTGCTAGCTATTTATATTAGCAATATAACAACTTACAGAGTAGAAtcatattaatataaaagataaagcttatcaaaaacaatattctATACTAGctgaaaaaatttaaatttttcctATCTAATGGGCTTATAACTTAGTAAAATTCTAGTACTTCCACTCTCCAGTTGGCTTTTGGTGTTTTACTTAATATGATTGAGCTACACGTAAAAGAAACTAcaa
This Saccharomycodes ludwigii strain NBRC 1722 chromosome II, whole genome shotgun sequence DNA region includes the following protein-coding sequences:
- the RAD28 gene encoding Rad28p (similar to Saccharomyces cerevisiae YDR030C | RAD28 | RADiation sensitive); translated protein: MESEWLNYISNNSNNFSSVEQNIKARLFLNSVYNRRIYKRKKSNFSTNNTNNYHIQFPTTSISINPIDYQWFLQGQSNGNITLWKFNDKKKNPSFIDYESNDQLMDKRHVTVKEYDTCLCLKWYTIDSGLFFQSSLSGISIWDTSSMSCVYQFPVIENGNSDHIYEFDTLGDQILLNDQIFDLKTMTAQLQLRERKASKYNDINQPNISGTINNETITCKSIYINEHDVATGHIDGMLKIWDIRKPNSPYSKTKIGNGQIKSISCDRDTIWCCYGFNRIVQLWPDSATPTFIKNFKHVGESMAKEIYVTGTAADSDNLDLVFCRHNTGISLYSSKDGKYQMDFESTTSQEHRDGNITTSTLIPSVTCMDFNDSISTLLVGLNDQSIIEWK
- the MIX14 gene encoding Mix14p (similar to Saccharomyces cerevisiae YDR031W | MIX14 | Mitochondrial Intermembrane space CX(n)C motif protein); the encoded protein is MNDSNVLDQIIMEDVARFCPNEFMEYHKCIKTNHEDPSQCVFRQVDLSTCIKKNVPSVQKIMAECGSIMQNYENCVRDNMETRTINENCLGLLADMRKCASNQVDLSKRPLNEMIEK
- a CDS encoding NAD(P)-dependent alcohol dehydrogenase (similar to Saccharomyces cerevisiae YCR105W | ADH7 | Alcohol DeHydrogenase), whose product is MDKETTFKALGVADDKDWIHPKRFGYHPTVLNDHDVEVEIELCAVCGSDLHYASGDWGRPFLPAAPGHEIIGKISKMGKLVDANKFKMGDRVGVGPQKDCCGKCTRCLVHKEMNCKKMIQTYSSPDPITGEGTQGGYADRIRCNDRFIFKIPDNLESKYAAPLMCGGMTGFKPLLTAKVGKGTKVGIVGIGGIGHMTILFAKALGAEVTAISRSDRKREDAFKLGADHYITTSKDGYTDEFSDSLDLIIYTTSSFSGVNFDENLKLLMPGGKIIFITAPPLSEKLTLSPFAMLMGDYSVGASAVGHPHEIEFMLKFAAEHNIKPWVETLDINADNVTEAWERLERGDVKYRFVLTNNQKYFASNKDETA
- the MEU1 gene encoding S-methyl-5-thioadenosine phosphorylase (similar to Saccharomyces cerevisiae YLR017W | MEU1 | Multicopy Enhancer of UAS2), with protein sequence MTIKVPSIELAIIGGTGFYRLHTHSKLLELKQTIPVAKTPWGETSSPIEIYQVSNTNLHVAFLSRHGEDHQFPPTKVPFAANLSFLKHIGVKSILSFSSVGSLREEIKPGDFVLPDQIIDRTKGERLSSYFNEVGLVGHVSFGEPFSHDLQKFIIDNVNCVDFHVNGTLICMEGPQFSTRAESVMYKDAFKASIINMSVVPEAKLARELELPYQMCCMCTDYDSWRVHEDVVTIDEIKKTLHQNSVNSIKVVTQFIEALISNPPSFITTKNPYKGMTKRSISTKTSDEYITQDLKQKILYIFPDWFI
- the POM34 gene encoding Pom34p (similar to Saccharomyces cerevisiae YLR018C | POM34 | POre Membrane) yields the protein MDVDPIFCTPRKPITDDRLNFLKTQILSTPIVQKTHEQPKSLRESIDLMNDSQKGVTSHFSENKSQKQIAPGNSANITLKIPKINVERETRRLIWSVVTIFAVHLVVKFIELIIWKSQGLVLKLNLDIIFEEYFLKNSTIAYLFNVCFFYLKNVLTLPNIEKWIFRLLLLNISISLYKLIQYRRFRIIEEKIVNTKKNDNNIRNVLKTPIASRDVDSTSISENKKDDGFSTSSRIDRIPQGKSIDKVPYLFKGIESTPLKSLNVEKSSNALLSDTNISKIMLNKYSASSLSLPVTPIKSSGYIPSNKYAYKMMDSPSLKRKI